The following proteins are co-located in the Labrys monachus genome:
- a CDS encoding substrate-binding domain-containing protein yields MNKPAHHRPAPGLLAAGCLIGLSLAMPARAANEDLLKPLPPALQELYTGSTDNLKPSAYDDFKLPPKPWKWCHSESYQGNPWRVAVTKELQRLVDGYKAKGLISSFEVSNSNNDASQQIAQIRAFIDKKCTIITSIAGSSTGLNDAIEAAYKAGIPFVTQTGSVTSPYAINVDQNYVRWGADMAQAIVDELGNKGNVLMVAGIPGQPIDALERQGANSVFSKSGVKIVRTVNGNWTANVTKSVVLQALATSPQKIDAVWTSGSEVRVIAEDFAQAHRPQPLITGSLTGDMLGYWKEHPDLRFSGTALGPSWMAQTLFRVGVRILEGQQPRVGTMMTPLPVVKQADLGKWYRSCMTPASTSIFPIAPSDPMPDSLMDAYFRKPAPVEGYSYADTPDPCAAQ; encoded by the coding sequence ATGAACAAGCCTGCACATCATCGACCCGCACCCGGCCTTCTCGCCGCCGGCTGCCTCATCGGCCTGTCGCTCGCCATGCCCGCCCGGGCGGCGAACGAGGACCTGCTCAAGCCGCTGCCGCCCGCCCTCCAGGAACTCTATACGGGTTCGACCGACAATCTGAAGCCGTCCGCCTATGACGACTTCAAGCTGCCTCCCAAGCCCTGGAAGTGGTGCCACTCCGAATCCTACCAGGGCAATCCCTGGCGCGTGGCGGTGACCAAGGAACTGCAGCGGCTCGTCGACGGCTACAAGGCCAAGGGCCTCATCTCCAGCTTCGAAGTCTCCAATTCGAACAACGACGCCAGCCAGCAGATCGCCCAGATCCGCGCCTTCATCGACAAGAAATGCACGATCATCACCTCGATCGCCGGCTCCTCGACGGGCCTGAACGACGCGATCGAGGCCGCCTACAAGGCGGGCATCCCCTTCGTGACGCAGACGGGATCGGTGACGAGCCCCTACGCCATCAATGTCGACCAGAACTATGTGCGCTGGGGCGCCGACATGGCGCAGGCCATCGTCGACGAGCTCGGCAACAAGGGCAACGTCCTCATGGTCGCCGGCATTCCCGGACAGCCGATCGACGCGCTGGAGCGCCAGGGCGCCAACAGCGTCTTCTCCAAGTCGGGCGTCAAGATCGTCCGCACCGTCAACGGCAACTGGACGGCCAACGTCACCAAATCCGTGGTCCTGCAGGCGCTCGCCACCTCGCCGCAGAAGATCGACGCCGTCTGGACCTCGGGCAGCGAGGTGCGCGTGATCGCCGAGGACTTCGCCCAGGCCCATCGGCCGCAGCCTCTGATCACCGGCTCGCTCACCGGCGACATGCTCGGCTACTGGAAGGAGCATCCCGACCTGCGCTTCTCCGGCACGGCGCTCGGGCCGTCCTGGATGGCCCAGACGCTGTTCCGCGTCGGCGTGCGCATCCTCGAGGGCCAGCAGCCGCGCGTCGGCACCATGATGACGCCCCTGCCCGTGGTCAAGCAGGCCGACCTCGGCAAATGGTACCGCTCCTGCATGACGCCGGCCTCGACGTCGATCTTCCCGATCGCGCCGAGCGACCCGATGCCCGATAGCCTGATGGACGCCTATTTCAGGAAGCCGGCGCCGGTCGAAGGCTACAGCTACGCCGACACGCCGGATCCCTGCGCGGCGCAATAG
- a CDS encoding ATP-binding cassette domain-containing protein — protein MLDVQDLSKNYGETRALEGVSIGFEKGTIHAVLGENGSGKSTLVKLLSGIVMPSRGRILVEGRPLTAFTPAAMQAAGLATVFQEVLLAPDRTVTDNILLGCDGLLKRNIPRGRRRDVAAEALSRITATPIDLDAAAGDLPLAIRQLIVLARALARRPRLLILDEITAALDFGDREAVFRTMEKFAADGGLILFISHRMDEVMRLAARISVLRNGRLVETLARRDTSPDALLRLMAPAAAKELAHAG, from the coding sequence ATGCTCGACGTCCAGGACCTGTCCAAGAACTATGGCGAGACCCGCGCGCTCGAAGGCGTGTCGATCGGTTTCGAGAAGGGCACCATCCACGCGGTCCTCGGCGAGAACGGCTCGGGAAAGAGCACGCTCGTCAAGCTTCTGTCCGGCATCGTGATGCCGAGCCGGGGCCGCATCCTCGTCGAGGGGCGGCCGCTCACCGCCTTCACGCCCGCCGCCATGCAGGCGGCGGGCCTTGCGACCGTGTTCCAGGAAGTGCTGCTGGCGCCCGACCGGACGGTGACGGACAACATCCTCCTCGGCTGCGACGGCCTGCTCAAGCGCAACATTCCCCGCGGCCGGCGGCGCGACGTGGCAGCGGAGGCGCTGTCCCGCATCACCGCGACGCCGATCGACCTCGATGCCGCCGCCGGCGACCTGCCGCTGGCGATCCGCCAGCTCATCGTCCTCGCCCGCGCGCTCGCCCGCAGGCCGCGCCTGCTCATCCTCGACGAGATCACCGCCGCGCTCGATTTCGGCGACCGGGAGGCCGTGTTCCGCACCATGGAAAAATTCGCCGCCGACGGCGGCCTGATCCTGTTCATTTCCCATCGCATGGACGAAGTCATGCGCCTGGCGGCCCGCATCAGCGTCCTCAGGAACGGCAGGCTGGTCGAAACGCTGGCGCGCCGGGACACGTCGCCAGACGCCCTGCTGCGCCTGATGGCGCCCGCCGCCGCAAAGGAGCTCGCCCATGCCGGCTGA
- a CDS encoding ATP-binding cassette domain-containing protein produces the protein MPADASAAAGGLLLEGVAVRPGAARLDDGLVPGEIVGVAGLDGHGQEEFLEILAGLRRPAAGRVFALHGDRREAVGSFKQAVRHGIAYLARDRRLHGIFPALSILDNFSMVSWRRDTRFGLIGRDIQRARYETWRERLEIVAPDPRAPITALSGGNQQKVLLARWLALGPSILLLNDPTRGVDQRTREILYAVFRDLARRQGLSLVILSTEIEEVLRLCDRVLVFRDGEVSARLSGVRMSNDSVIAAMFGQAA, from the coding sequence ATGCCGGCTGACGCATCGGCCGCGGCTGGCGGCCTCCTCCTCGAAGGCGTGGCGGTGCGCCCGGGCGCGGCGCGGCTCGACGACGGGCTCGTGCCGGGCGAGATCGTCGGCGTCGCCGGCCTCGACGGCCACGGCCAGGAAGAGTTCCTGGAAATCCTGGCCGGGCTCCGCCGTCCGGCCGCCGGGCGGGTGTTCGCCCTCCACGGCGACAGGCGGGAGGCCGTCGGCAGCTTCAAGCAGGCCGTCCGCCACGGCATCGCCTATCTCGCCCGCGACCGGCGCCTGCACGGCATCTTCCCGGCCCTCTCGATCCTCGACAATTTCTCGATGGTGTCGTGGCGCCGCGACACGCGGTTCGGCCTGATCGGGCGGGATATCCAGCGGGCACGCTACGAGACCTGGCGCGAGCGGCTGGAAATCGTCGCCCCCGATCCGCGCGCGCCGATCACCGCGCTTTCGGGCGGCAACCAGCAGAAGGTGCTGCTGGCGCGCTGGCTGGCGCTGGGGCCGAGCATCCTCCTGCTCAACGATCCGACGCGCGGCGTCGACCAGCGCACGCGCGAGATCCTCTATGCGGTGTTCCGCGACCTCGCGCGCAGGCAGGGCCTGTCGCTCGTCATCCTCTCCACCGAGATCGAGGAGGTGCTGCGCCTGTGCGACCGCGTGCTCGTCTTCCGCGACGGCGAAGTCTCGGCCCGTCTTTCCGGCGTCCGGATGTCGAACGACAGCGTCATCGCCGCCATGTTCGGACAGGCCGCATGA
- a CDS encoding ABC transporter permease, translating to MSMPSAPLSRRLSHFARERRETGLAVLLLVVLLVLNFLLNPARFLPANWGSTIGLAAPLVVGAVAAMPAILGGRGGIDVSVGPAMGFVNAVIVQVLILDLGLETPWLIVPAALLTGIGIGIFNGLVATMLRIQPIVATLGTYLLLSGLTLTLVPSPIGSVPPWIKDLAGTWSILPILLVAAAWVALKRLPFHDALMAVGSDDRAAYTAGVPVLRVRFLSYVTGGLFAGVAGLSLTALIGSADPNVGPNYTLVTISAVALGGVSLAGGRGGFLAAALGAVDIFLLQNALTFFNLSPFVLQVAYGVILVLSVSLNALPALLARGREARS from the coding sequence ATGAGCATGCCATCCGCCCCCCTTTCGCGCCGGCTGTCGCATTTCGCCCGGGAGCGGCGCGAGACCGGCCTCGCCGTGCTACTGCTCGTCGTCCTGCTGGTGCTGAACTTCCTGCTCAATCCGGCCCGCTTCCTGCCGGCGAACTGGGGCAGCACCATCGGCCTCGCCGCGCCGCTCGTCGTCGGCGCCGTCGCGGCGATGCCGGCCATCCTCGGCGGGCGCGGCGGCATCGACGTCTCGGTCGGCCCGGCCATGGGCTTCGTCAACGCCGTGATCGTGCAGGTGCTCATCCTCGATCTCGGCCTCGAAACGCCGTGGCTCATCGTGCCCGCCGCGCTGCTGACCGGCATCGGCATCGGCATCTTCAACGGCCTGGTCGCCACCATGCTGCGCATCCAGCCGATCGTCGCCACGCTCGGCACCTATCTGCTGCTGTCCGGCCTGACGCTGACCCTGGTGCCCTCCCCCATCGGCAGCGTCCCCCCCTGGATCAAGGATCTCGCCGGCACCTGGTCGATCCTGCCGATTCTCCTGGTCGCCGCGGCGTGGGTCGCCCTCAAGCGCCTGCCCTTCCACGATGCGCTGATGGCGGTCGGCAGCGACGACCGGGCGGCCTACACCGCCGGCGTGCCGGTGCTGCGCGTGCGGTTCCTGTCCTATGTGACCGGCGGCCTGTTCGCCGGCGTGGCGGGCCTCTCCCTCACCGCGCTGATCGGCTCGGCCGACCCCAATGTCGGCCCCAATTATACGCTGGTGACGATTTCCGCCGTCGCGCTCGGCGGCGTCAGCCTCGCCGGCGGGCGGGGCGGCTTCCTCGCGGCGGCGCTGGGTGCCGTCGACATCTTCCTGCTGCAGAACGCGCTGACCTTCTTCAACCTGTCGCCCTTCGTGCTTCAGGTCGCCTATGGGGTGATCCTCGTGCTCTCCGTCTCGCTGAACGCGCTGCCCGCCCTCCTCGCACGCGGCCGGGAGGCGCGGTCATGA
- a CDS encoding ABC transporter permease, giving the protein MSRTLKGMSRALSAFAIAIVLHLIGTALIEGYGAEFSVRSMLVLATLLGVASIGQTLVVLLGGIDLSIPFVIGFANVVAAQLYGEGMPFLFVSLIVAVLALAIGALNGTLSSRLQVHPLIITLGVGTAVQGAVLLWTAGFPTGSAPDAINEFVSIGGTAGPLPVPWVVPSFVMLAVVIGLVLHRTAFGRRLYAVGSNPAAAPFALIDPHWIRTAAYALSALFAALAGVLLLGFTGSAYGDVGQPYLFQTIAAVVIGGTTLVGGRGGILGSLAGALVLTEINTLLIGLGLTPALVQAALGLVIIALVSLYGREPHVRTTI; this is encoded by the coding sequence ATGAGCCGGACCCTCAAGGGCATGAGCCGGGCCCTCTCGGCCTTCGCCATCGCCATCGTGCTGCATCTCATCGGCACGGCGCTGATCGAGGGCTACGGCGCCGAATTCTCGGTGCGCTCGATGCTGGTGCTGGCGACGCTGCTCGGCGTCGCCTCGATCGGCCAGACGCTCGTCGTCCTGCTCGGCGGCATCGACCTCTCGATCCCCTTCGTCATCGGCTTCGCCAATGTCGTGGCGGCGCAACTCTATGGCGAGGGCATGCCGTTCCTCTTTGTCTCGCTCATCGTCGCCGTGCTGGCCCTGGCGATCGGCGCCCTCAACGGCACCTTGTCCTCCCGCCTCCAGGTCCACCCGCTCATCATCACCCTCGGCGTGGGCACGGCGGTGCAGGGCGCCGTGCTGCTGTGGACCGCCGGCTTCCCCACCGGCTCGGCGCCGGATGCCATCAATGAGTTCGTCTCGATCGGCGGCACGGCCGGCCCCCTGCCGGTACCCTGGGTGGTGCCGTCCTTCGTGATGCTCGCCGTCGTCATCGGCCTCGTCCTGCACCGCACGGCCTTCGGCCGGCGCCTCTACGCCGTCGGCAGCAATCCGGCCGCAGCCCCCTTCGCGCTGATCGACCCGCATTGGATCCGCACCGCCGCCTATGCGCTGAGCGCCCTGTTCGCAGCCCTCGCCGGCGTGCTCCTCCTCGGCTTCACCGGCTCGGCCTATGGCGATGTCGGCCAGCCCTATCTGTTCCAGACGATCGCGGCGGTGGTGATCGGCGGCACGACGCTGGTGGGCGGGCGCGGCGGCATCCTCGGTTCGCTCGCCGGCGCCCTCGTCCTCACCGAGATCAACACGCTGCTCATCGGGCTCGGTCTGACGCCGGCCCTGGTGCAGGCGGCGCTCGGCCTCGTCATCATCGCGCTGGTCTCGCTCTACGGACGCGAGCCGCATGTCAGGACGACGATTTAG
- a CDS encoding MaoC family dehydratase gives MSDERYLEDYEIGEERVSIGRTITEADIVLHAGQTGDFYPHHMDAEWCATQPFKQRIAHGTLIFSVGIGMAANVINPRSMSYGYDRLRFIKPTFIGDTIRVTTTIVDKRDFKRPSHGILVEKVDVTKQTGELVLTCEHLHLVERRPGVEDI, from the coding sequence ATGAGCGACGAACGCTATCTGGAAGACTACGAGATCGGCGAGGAACGCGTCAGCATCGGACGCACCATCACCGAGGCCGACATCGTCCTGCATGCCGGCCAGACCGGCGATTTCTACCCGCACCACATGGATGCCGAATGGTGCGCCACCCAGCCCTTCAAGCAGCGCATCGCCCATGGCACGCTGATCTTCAGCGTCGGCATCGGCATGGCCGCCAATGTCATCAATCCGCGCAGCATGTCCTACGGCTATGACCGGCTGCGCTTCATCAAGCCGACCTTCATCGGCGACACCATCCGCGTCACCACCACCATCGTCGACAAGCGCGACTTCAAGCGCCCGAGCCACGGCATCCTGGTCGAGAAGGTCGACGTCACCAAGCAGACCGGCGAGCTCGTGCTCACCTGCGAGCATCTCCATCTCGTCGAGCGCCGTCCCGGCGTGGAGGACATCTGA